The following nucleotide sequence is from Streptomyces sp. NBC_00237.
GGGCAGCAGCGCCTTCGGAGCGGACCTCGTCCGGAGTTCAACTTCTTGATGCGAAGTGCATCTGGTGGAGTGCGGCTTCCGGGCGGGCGAAGCGGGCCGAATCCGCGCCGCTCCACGACCCGCCCACGGGGGTGGCGGGTCGTCATCGGTTCAACGCGTGAGGTGTATGTGTCCAGGCTTCAGGCCGAAAACCTGTACAAGGTGTTCGGCAGACGACCCAGCGAGGCGGTCCGGAAACTCGAAGGCGGTGCGGACCGCGAGGAGCTGCGCGCCGACGGGACGACCGCCGCGGTGATCGACGCCTCGTTCAGCGTCGAGCCCGGCCAGATCTTCGTCGTGATGGGCCTCTCCGGATCCGGCAAGTCCACGTTGCTGCGCATGCTCAACGGACTGCTGGAGCCGACCTCGGGCCGCGTCCTGTTCGACGGCCAGGACGTCACCGCCCTGTCCCCGAAGGAGCTGCGCGACGTACGGGCCAGGAAGATATCCATGGTCTTCCAGCACTTCGCCCTGTTCCCGCACCGCAGTGTGCTGGAGAACGCCGCCTACGGCCTCGAAGTGCAGGGCGTCGCGCGCGAGGAGCGCGAGAAGCGCGCGCACGAGGCACTGGAGATGGCCGGTCTGAAGGGCTGGGAGAAGTCCTGGCCCGACGAGCTGTCCGGCGGCATGCAGCAGCGCGTGGGCCTGGCCCGGGCACTGGCCACCGACGCCGACGTGCTCCTCATGGACGAGTCCTTCTCGGCGCTCGACCCGCTGATCCGCCGCGACATGCAGGACCAGCTGCTCGAACTCCAGAAGACCCTGAAGAAGACCATCGTCTTCATCACCCACGACCTCAACGAGGCCATGCGCCTGGGCGACAGCATCGCCGTGATGCGGGACGGCCGTATCGTCCAGCTCGGCACTGCCGAGGACATCCTCGTCACGCCCGCCAACGACTACGTCGCCTCCTTCACCCAGGACGTCGACCGCTCCCGCGTGCTGACGGCCGGGGCCATCATGGCCGAGCCGCACACCGCGATCGGGACCAAGGACGACACGGGCAGGGAACTGCGCACCCCGCAGGACGTCATCGCCGCGGCACCCGCCACGGTCGGCGCGGACACCCCGATCATCGAGCTGTTCACGCCGTGCTCGACGAGCGGCGCCGCCGTCGCCGTGACCGACGCGAAGGGCTCCCTGATCGGCGTCGTGCCGCGTGCCCGGCTGCTCGCCGTGCTCGGCGAGCCGATGCAGCCGGCCCAGGGCCTGCCCGTGCGGGACGAGGACGCGCAGCAGCCGGAAGGCCGCACGCCGGACGTGAAGAAGGTGTCCGCCGGTGCCTAGGCTCCCCCTCGGGCAGTGGGTCGACTCCGCGGTCGACTGGCTGACCCAGAACCTCGCGTGGCTCTTCGACTTCGTCTCCACCGTCGTCGGCGGGATGCAGGAGGGCATCTACGCCGTGCTCGGCGCGCCGAACGCGCTGCTGATGGCGGGCATCCTCGCCGTCATCGCGTTCTGGCTGCGCGGGCTGACCGCCGGTGTGCTGTCCTTCGTCGGCTTCGCGGTGATCGACTCCATCGAGCTGTGGGACGACGCCATGTCGACCCTCTCGCTGGTCCTCGTCGCGACCATCATCACGATGGTCATCGCGATCCCGCTGGGCATCTGGGCCGCGCGCTCGGACCGCGTCAGCGCGCTGACCCGGCCGGTCATGGACTTCATGCAGACCATGCCCGCCATGGTCTACCTGATCCCCGGCATCCTCTTCTTCGGCGTCGGCGCCGTCCCCGGCATCATCGCCACGATCATCTTCTCGCTGCCCCCGGGCGTGCGCATGACCGAGCTGGGCATCCGGCAGGTCGACGCCGAACTGGTCGAGGCGGCCGAGGCGTTCGGCACCAGGCCCAAGGACATCCTCAAGCGCATCCAGCTGCCGCTGGCCCTGCCGACGATCATGGCGGGCGTCAACCAGAAGATCATGCTGTGCCTCTCGATGGTCGTCATCGCGGGCATGGTCGGCGCGGGCGGTCTCGGTGGCGCGGTCTACCGCGCGATCGGCAACGTCGACATCGGCCTCGGCTTCGAGGCGGGCATCTCCATCGTCATCCTGGCGATGTACCTGGACCGCATCACCAGCGCCTTCGGCACCGCCGTCTCCCCGCTGGGCCGCCGCTCCCTCGCCAAGGCCCGCGCCATGGCGAGCGGCGGCACCAAGATCTGGGCGTACCGTCCGCAGCCCGTCGTGGCGATGGCCGGGATCGTCGTCCTGGCGCTCGTCGCGGGCAGCATGAGCGTCTTCGGCGGCAAGAGCGCCGACACCGCATCCGACCCCGCGCAGATCGGCAAGGGCAAGAAGATCTCCATGGGATACATCCCGTGGGACGAGGGCATCGCCTCCACCTTCCTCTGGAAGGAGATCCTGGAGCAGCGCGGCTTCACCGTCGACGCCAAGCAGTACGAGGCAGGCGCCCTCTACACCGGTCAGTCGACCGGCCAGATCGACCTGAACACCGACGCCTGGCTGCCCACCACGCACGCGCAGTACTGGGCGAAGTACCAGGACAAGCTGGAGGACATGGGCGCCTGGTACGGCCCGACCTCCCTGGAGCTGTCCGTCCCCGCGTACATGACGGACATCAACACGATGGACGACCTCAAGGGGAAGGCCGACACCTTCGGCGGCAAGATCATCGGCATCGAGCCCAGCGCCGGTGAGATGGGCCTGCTCAAGGACAAGGTCCTCGCCGCGTACGGGATCGACAAGGAGTACAAGCTCGTCGAGGGCTCCACGCCCGGCATGCTGGCCGAGCTGAAGCGCGCGTACGCCAAGAAGGAGCCGATCGTGGTTCCGCTCTGGTCGCCGCACTGGGCGTACAACGAGTACAAGCTCAAGAAGCTCAAGGACCCCAAGGGCGCCTGGGGCGAGGGCGACGGCGTGCACACGCTGGCCCGCAAGGGGTTCTCGAAGGACAACCCCGAGGTCGGCAAGTGGATCAAGGACTTCAAGCTGGACGAGAAGCAGCTCACCAGCCTTGAGGCGCAGATCGTGAAGTCCGGCAAGGGCAAGGAGCAGGAGGCCGTCCGCACCTGGCTGGGCACCCAGCCGGGCCTGGTCGACAAGCTCGCCCCGGTCGCCAAGACCGCGAAGGACGCCGACGGCAAGGACGAGCGGGACCGTGCGGTCGAGATGGGCTGGTTCCCCTGGGAGGAGGACATCGCCGCCACCTACCTGTGGAAGAACGTCCTGGAGGAGCGCGGCTACCAGGTCAACCTCAAGCAGTTCGAGGTCGGCCCGATGTACGCGGGCCTCGCCGCAGGTGACATCGACGTCCAGCTCGACGGCTGGCTGCCGTACACGCAGAAGAACTACTGGGACAAGTACAAGGACAAGCTGACCGACGTCGGCTCCTGGTACGGGCCCACCTCCGTCGAGATCGCCGTGCCGTCCTACGTCAAGGACGTGAAGTCCCTGGAGGACCTCAAGGGCAAGGGCGAGCAGTTCAAGGGCAAGATCATCGGCATCGAGCCCGGCGCGGCCGCCATGAAGAACGTCCAGGACAACGTCCTTCCCGGCTACGGCCTGGACGAGGAGTACAAGCTCGTCGAGGGCTCGACGCCCGCGATGCTGGCCGAGCTGAAGCGCGCGTACGCCAAGAAGGAGCCGGTCGCCGTTCTGCTGTGGACGCCGCACTGGGCGTACAACGCGTACGAGATGAACAAGCTCACCGACTCCAAGAAGCTCTTCGGTGAGGGCGACCGCCTGCACATCATCGGCAACAAGGACTTCGGCGAGAACTACCCGCAGCTGACCCGTTGGTTCAAGGACTTCAAGCTGGACGAGAAGCAGCTCGCCAGCCTGGAGAACGAGATCCAGAAGCGCGGCACGGGTCACGAGCCGGAGGCCGTGAAGGTCTGGATGGAGCAGAACCCGGGCATCGCGGAGAAGATGGCCCCGGCGGCCTGACGCTCCACGTTCCCCGATCGTCCCGATCGCACTGCCGGGCCCCGTCGTTCCTTTCGAACGGCGGGGCCCTTCGGTGTGTCCGGAGTGGCCTTCTCCCGTCGGCGCGGGGCGCCTTTGCGGCCGAGTGGTGGTGCTGCCTGGCCGGTTCCGTAACTCAGGTGTGACATGTGTACGAAACCATGGGGTGAAGCTGCGTAGTCTGCTGTGCGTCGGTGGAAAGAACGAGATGGGGAAGGGAGACGAGCCGTGTCGATGCCCGAGGGCCACAAGAGCGACAAGAAGGACGACAAGGAAGTCCTCCGGGTCGGCACCGCCGTCCGGAGGCGGCGCCGCGCCCTGGAGCTGACCCTCGCGGTGGTGGCCGAGCGCAGCGGCCTCTCGGTGCCCTTCCTCAGCCAGATAGAGAACGAGCGGGCCCGCCCCAGCATGCGTTCCCTCCAGCGGGTCGCGGAGGCCCTGGAGACCACCACCGACCAGCTGCTCGCCGCCGCCGACTCGGCGCTCTCCGTCGGCCTGGTCCGCGCCGAAGACGATCCCGGGCTCGAACTCGGCGTGGGCGTACGGTCGTTGGTGCGCGGACACCACCAGCTGCACGCGCTGGAGTTCACCGGCATGCAGGACGCCGGACGCGAGTACCAGCACCGCAACGACGAGCTGATGTACGTCGCCGACGGCGCGGTCGAGGTCGAGGCCGAGGGGCGCGCCTACCGGCTCTCGCGCGGTGACGCGCTGCACCTGTCGGGCGGGGTGCGGCACCGGTGGCGGGCCACCGAGCCGGACACCAGGATCCTGGTGGTGGCGGTCGCCGAGCACATCGACGCGGCCGACGAATCGCGGCGGTGACGTGGCGGTCAGGGTGGTCTCGCTCGTCCCCTCGCTGACCGAGGCCGTCGCGGTCACCGTCCCCGGCGCGCTCGTCGGCGCGACCGACTGGTGCACCCGTCCGGCCGACCTCGGCCCCGGCGTCGTCCGGGTCCGGGGCACCAAGAACCCCGACGTGCCCGCGATCCTCGCGCTGCGCCCCGATCTCGTCGTCGCCAACGAGGAGGAGAACCGCGAGCCCGACCTCGCCGCCCTGCGCGCCGGGGGCCTCGACGTCCTGGTGACGGAGGTACGGACGCTGGAGCACGCCTTCGCGGAGCTGGAGCGGGTACTGCGCGCGTGCGGCGCGAACGGCAGCCCGCAGTGGCTGGAGGCGGCCCGTGCCGCGTGGGACGGCCTGCCCGCCCCCGTCGAGGTGCGGCGGGCCGTGGTGCCGATCTGGCGCAGGCCCTGGATGGTGCTCGGAAGGGACACCTTCGCCGGGGACCTCCTGCGGCGGCTCGGCGTGGAGAACGCGTACGCCGGGCACGAGGAGCGGTATCCGAGGGTGCCGGTCGGTGAACTGCTGTCCTGCGGGGCCGAGTTGGCGGTCCTGCCCGACGAGCCCTACCGCTTCACCGCCGACGACGGGCCCGAGGCGTTCCCCGGCATGCCCTCCGCGCTCGTCGACGGCCGGATGCTCACCTGGTACGGGCCTTCGCTCGCCGAGGCCCCTACCGTGCTGGGCGAGGCGCTGCGAGCAGCACGCCGCTGAGCAGGCCCCGTACGGTACGGAACGCGGTCACGGCCCAGGCCGAGGCGAGCAGCACGAACAGCGCCGCCGCCAGCCACCCCAGCGCGTCGAGCCCGGTGTGCCGGGCCAGGCCCGCCGCACCCGTGACGCACGTACCGACGGGGAAGGTGAAGCCCCACCAGGTCATCGCGAAGGGCATCCCCGCACGGGCGGCCCGCACCACCAGGGCCGCCGAGAGGGCCAGCCACAGCAGGGCGAAGCCCAGTACCGGCACCCCGTAGACGACGGCGAACGCCTGGAAGCCGTGGGCGTACGCGGGGCCGATCGCGCCGGGGGCGACGTCCGCGAGCTGGTTGACGGCGGTGGTCGACTGGCCGAGGGGGCCCAGCACCAGGAAGAGGGTGGGAGTGAGGGCGAGGGGCAGCGGGCCGTGCAGGAGCAGCCTGGCGAAGATCATCGGCAGCAGGAGCAGCGTGGCGAGCAGGCTGAGACCGAACAGGGCGTAGCAGCTCAGCAGCATCGCCGTGCGGGCCTGGCCCTCGGGCAGGTGCGGGATCAGCTGGGGGCCCAGGGCCGCCGACACCATGGGCGCGACCACCGGCAGCAGCCACACGGGCGACGCGCTGCCGGGGCCCTCTATCCGGTGTCGTACGACCATCAGGTACGGGACCGCCAGTGCGGCCAGCAGCGCGAGGACCGTGCCCGCGGTCCAGAGGACGGAGGCGACGGCCAGCGCGGCGCTCTCCCCGACGACGTCTCGCCCGACGGCCATGGTCGCACCGCCGACGGCCAGCACGCCCATCGCGAAGCAGCCGTAGAAGGGGGCGACGGAGGGGTCGAGGAGGTGCGCGCGGGCCTGGTCGGAGTGGTTGCGCCAGTGGACGCTGCGGGCCGTCAGGAGGGCGAGCAGCAGTACGGCGGACAGTGCCCAGGCGGCGGCGAGGAGCGCGCGCGGCGGGGTGAAGGGGGCCGGGAGGGAGCTTCCGGCGGTCGCCAGGATCGCGGTGCCCATGACGGCGGCGTACCAGTTGGGGCCGAGGTGGCGGGTCTTCGCGGTGCTGGCGCGGGGGGTGGTGAGCAGTGCGGTGGTGGCCATGTCTCCAGCCTGCTCCGGGCGGGTTCGACCTGGTAGGGACGGACTTTCGATGGGGGCATAAGCTGGACTTATGAGCCAGGAGCCGCAGGTGCCGCTGTCCCACCGGGTCCCCGATCTTGGGGCGCTGGAACTGCTGCTCGCCGTGGCCCGGCTGGGGAGCCTGGGGCGGGCCGCCAGGGAACTGGGCATCACACAGCCCGCCGCGAGCGGCCGGGTCCGGTCGATGGAGCGGCAGCTCGGGGTGACGTTGGTCGAGCGTTCGCCGCGCGGGTCGCGGCTGACCGCCGCCGGTGCGCTGGTCACGGACTGGGCAGGGCGGATCGTGGAGGCGGCGGAGGCGTTCGACGCGGGGGCGCGGGCGCTGCGCGGACGGCGGGACTCGCGGCTGCGGGTGGCGGCGAGCATGACGATCGCGGAGTACCTGCTGCCCGGGTGGCTCGTCGCCCTCCAGGCGGAGCGGCCCGGGACGGCGGTGTCGCTGCTCGCCGGGAACTCGGCGACCGTGGCACGGCAGTTGCTGGAGGGGGCGGCGGACCTGGGGTTCGTGGAGGGGCTCGCGGTGCCGGAGGGGCTGGACGGCGTCGTCGTCGCGCGGGACCGGCTGATCGTCGTCGTCGCGCCGGGGCACGCGTGGGCGCGGCGCGGGCGGGTCGTGACGGCGGGCGAGCTGGCGGCGACGCCTCTGATCCTGCGGGAGGAGGGGTCCGGGACGCGGCAGGTGCTCGATGCCGCGCTGGCCGCCTACGGGGGCCTGGCGACCCCGCTCCTGGAGCTGTCGTCGACCACGGCGGTGAAGGCGGCGGCGGTGAGCGGGGCGGGGGCGAGCGTGCTCAGTGAGCTGGCGGTGGGGGAGGAGATGGGGGCGCGGCGGCTGGTCCGGGTCGAGGTGGCGGGCGTCCCCCTCTCGCGTGACCTCCGCGCGGTGTGGCCGACGGGGCCTGCCCCGGCGGGACCGGGACGCGATCTGCTGGCGCTGACGAGGCGGGGGTAGGGGGGGCTGGGCGGACCCGCCGCTCCGAAGAAGCGGGGGGGGGGGCGTCGTTCAGGTGATGTCGTCCCGTGGATGTTGTTCGGCGGGTGTTGTTTGGTGGGCTCACTTGCGGTTACCCGATGGCCATGACTGCACAGAATGCGAACGCCAAGTCCACTGCCGCCGCGGCGAAGAAGACCGCGGCGAGCGCCACCGACCAGGCCAAGGAGGCGACCGCCACGACGAAGGCCACCGGCACGGCGAAGGACGCCGCGACGAAGGCGAGCGGCGCGGCCCAGACCGCGACCACCGCCGGGCTCAAGGGAGTCCAGGCCGGTAAGCAGGCCCTGGAGTCCGCTTCCGGCAAGGTCGTCTCGACGGCGACCACCGCGTGGACCGCCCTCCAGCACCGCAAGGCGATCGTCGCCGGAGCGGGTGCGGGAGTGGTCGCCATCGGCGCGGTCTCCTTCGCGATGGGCCGCAAGGTGGAACAGCACAGCCAGGGCCCCCTGACGAAGCTCCTCGCAGGCACCAGGCTCTGAGCGGGGCGCTCCGCGCGGGGAGACGGGGGGCGGGGGGCGTGGCGTTCGCCCCGGCCCTGGTTGCCGTCGCTGCCTGGGGCTCCGCCCCCTGCCCCCTGCCCGGGCTCCGCCCGCGCGTCTTCAAGCGCCGGACGGGCTGGTTTTCCGTCTCCGCCCGCGCGCCTTCAAGCGCCGGACGGGCTGAAAAAGCCTCACCCACCCTCCGCAGCCGCAGCGATGTTCCGCACCATCCCCCCGAACACCACCCCGTGGAACGGAGCCACACTCCACCAGTACGCATGCCCCGCCAGCCCCCTCGGATGGAACACCGCCCGCTGGTGATAGACCGTCCGCCCCTCCCCGTCCCGCCGGACCCCCAGCTCCAGCCACGCCAGCCCCGGCACCCTCATCTCCGCCCGCAGCCGCAGCAGCTTCCCCGCCTCGATCTCCTCGACCCGCCAGAAGTCCAGCGAGTCCCCGACCCGCAGCCGCGCCCTGTCCCGCCGCCCGCGCCGCAGCCCCACCCCTCCCACGAGGCGGTCCATCCAGCCCCGTACCGCCCAGGCCAGCGGGAACGAGTACCAGCCGTTCTCGCCGCCGATGCCCTCCACCACCCGCCACAGCCGTTCGGGCGAGGCGTCCACGACCGCCTCCCGCACGTCCGTGTACAGGCTGCCGCCCGCCCAGTCGGGGTCCGTGGGCAACGGGTCGCTCGGCGCACCCGGCACCGAAGCGGACGACCACCGGGTGGTGACGTTCGCGTCCTGTACACGGCGCAGCGCCAGCTCCACCGCCCGCTCGAAGCCGAGCGGAGCGCCGGGCGGGGCGGGCACGTACGCGTCGATGTCGTGTTCCGCGCACACCACCTCGTGGCGCAGCGACTCCGAAAGGGGCCGGGCGAGCGAGGCGGGCACCGGAGTGATCAGCCCGACCCAGTGGCTGGACAGCCGGGGAGTGAGCACCGGAACCGGCAGGATCAGCCGCTGGGGGAGACCCGCCACACGGGCGTAGCGCTGCATCATGTCGCGGTAGGTGAGGATGTCGGGGCCGCCGACGTCGAAGGTGCGGCTGACGTCGGCGGGGAGGTCCGCGCAGCCGACGAGGAGCCGGAGCACGTCGCGTACGGCGACGGGCTGGATGCGGGTACGGACCCAGCTCGGCGTCACCATGAGCGGCAGCCGCTCCGTCAGGTACCGCAGCATCTCGAACGAGGCCGAACCCGAGCCGATGATGACCGCCGCGCGCAGTACGGCGGTCGGCACGCCGGAGTCCATCAGGATGCGGCCGACCTCCGCGCGCGAGCGGAGGTGGGGCGAGAGTTCGCGCTCCGGCACACCGGACGGGGTGAGGCCGCCGAGGTAGACGATCCGGCGGACCCCGGCACGGCGGGCCTCCTCGCCGAAGACACGGGCGGCGCGGCGGTCGGTCTCCTCGAAACGGGTACCGGTGCCGAGGGCGTGGACGAGGTAGTACGCCACCTCGACGCCCTCCATGGCCCGCCGGGTCGAAGCCGGGTCGGTGACATCGCCCTGCACGGTCCTGACCTGCCCGGACCAGGGGAAGTCGCGGAGCTTGGCGGGGGTGCGGGCCAGGCAGTGGACGGAGTGACCGGCGTCGAGGAGCTCGGGCACGAGGCGGCCCCCGATGTAACCGCTCGCTCCGGTGACCAGGCATCGCATACAGGCATCTCCCTCACTCGTGCGGTACTCCCACTGTGGACGCAGTCTCCCCATTCAGCCCGCCGCACCACCTTCCTGCCGTCCGGTCCCGGCCGAAACCTCTTGCAGGTGACACCGTCCGCCCCCGACCATGAGCCATGGAAACCCCGTCGTCGCAGCTCAGCGCCCCACCCGCCAGGGGCGTACGCCTCGCATGGCACGCCCTGCCGGACGCCGTCCGGGCCCACGTCGAGGCCGACATCCTCGGTTCGCAGGTCGTCGGGGCGACCACCCAGCCCGGCGGATTCTCCCCGGGTGTCGCCGCCAGGCTGACGTGCGCCGACGGCACCCGTGCCTTCGTGAAGGCGGTCAGCGCCGACGCCAATCCGCACTCCCCGAAGCTCCACCGCCGCGAGGCCCGCAACACCGCCGCCCTCCCGCCCGGAGTCCCCGCCCCCCGCCTCCTCGGCACGTACGACGACGGGCACTGGGTCGTCCTCGTACTGGAGGACGTCGACGGCGTCCAGCCCCGCGTCCCCTGGCGGCGCGACGAACTCGACCGGGTCCTGGCAGCGCTCGCCGACCTGAGCGCCGCTCTCACGCCCGCCCCGTACGACGCCCCCCGCACGGAGGACGCCGACGCGAAGACGTTCCGGGGGTGGCAGCAGCGCCTGGAGTCCGGGGAGACGGAAGGGCTCGACCCGTGGGTGGCCGCCAACCTCACCCGCCTCGTGGAACTGGCCGCGCCCTGGGCCGAGTTCGCCCACGGCGACACCCTCTGTCACGGCGACCTCCGGGCCGACAACATCCTCCTCACCGCCGACGGCGGGGCCGTCTTCGTCGACTGGCCGCACGCGGTGCGTGCCGTCGCCTGGTTCGAGCTGCTGGTGATGCTGCCGAGCGTGGCGGCGCAGGGCGGGGGCGACCCCGAGGAACTGTTCGCCGCCCACCCCTCCGCGGCGGACGCCGATCCGGCGGGCGTCACCTGCGTACTCGCGGCGCTCGCGGGCTACTTCGTCCATCACTCCCTGCTGCCCGCCCCGCCGGGCCTGCCCACCGTCCGTCCCTTCCAGGCCGCCCAGGGAGCAGCCGCCGTCGCATGGCTGCGGCGCAGGCTGGGGGAGGGGGAGTGAGGAGCGCGCGGGGATCGGGTGACCGTGCGGTGGGTCCTCGGTGAGATACGGACAGTGACGGGGGGCGGGGTCGGAGGGCATCCGTCCGCTTCGTTGGGTGCGCGATGCCCGAGGTCGTGTCATGTCCAGGGCATCTTCACCGTCACTTTGTCGAGGAGTTCGCGTGTCCCACCGGAAGAAGCTCGCGCTGCGTGCCGCCGTCCCCGTCGCCGTCCTGGCGCTCACCCTCACCGGCTGCGGAAAGGACACGGCGGACGGCGGCGCCAGGACCGGCGCGGGCCCCGCCCAGCAGGACGGCGGCAAGGGCGCGGGCGAGGCCGTGCCCGAGGAGCCCGAGAAGAAGAAGGCGCTGGCCGAGGGCGAGGCCGTCACGAGCCCCTTCCAGGAGAAGGAGGCCGGGCAGGTCACCTACGAGATCGCCGCCCAGAAGGTCGACGTCGGCACCGAGGCCGACGCGAAGAAGCTGGTCAGTGACCCGGCGAAGGCGAAGGGCCTGGTGCCGGTCGTCGCGCACGTGAAGTACACCCACAAGACCGGCAAGACCGTCACGGACTACCCGGACGTCGGCGACAACGTGGAGATCCACGCCGACGGCCGTCGCGGCGCCCTGCTGATCGGGGCCTCGGACGACGCTCCGGGCTGCGAGTCCGACAGCGACATCGAGAACTGGAAGCCGGGCCAGAGCCACGTCATCTGCGAGACGTACATGGTTCCCGTGGGGGCCAAGGAGATCGAGGTGCGCTGGGCGGCGGACGAGGACTCCGGCGAGCCCTTCGTCTGGCGGTTCAAGACCGCCTAGCCCGCGGGCGCGGGGGCACGGGGAGTTCTCGGTTTGGCCTTCCCGAGCCCCCTCGGGCATCGGGGCCTTCGCCCAACCTCCCTGGGCCCCGCCCTCCGCTTCCCCAGCCCCTTGAGCGGCGGGGCCTTCGTCTAGCCCCCTTGGGCCCCGCCTTCCCTCGCCCCCTTGGGCGCCGCTCCCCTCGCCCCCCTTGGGCTCCGCTTCCGCCTCGCCTCCTTGCGCTGCGGGGCCCGCCCCCTCCGCTTTTGCCTAGCCTCCTTTGGCTCCGCCCTGCCTCGCCCCCTTTGGGCTCCGCCCTCCGCTTCCGCCGAGCCTCCTTGGGCGGCGGGGCCGCCCCCCGGGGGGCGGAACGGGCGGGCGAGGGGGCGGCCCCTCTCGCTCCGGGCCCGCCCCGGTGCCGCCCGTTGTTACCTCCGCCTATGGGTGCGCCGCGCCCGGGTGCGCCTGCGGCGGGCTGCCCCTCCCCGCCCCTTCACCTAAAGCGCTTGCCGCGCGGCTGTCTCGGGTATGTGCGGGTGCGTGGGGGCTGGGCGCGCAGTTCCCCGCGCCCCTGACGGGGCGCACCCCGCGCGGCGGAGCCGCACAGTGAGACAGCCCCGCGCCCCTGACGGGGCGCCCTAGCTCCCCGCGACCGCCCCCTGAAGGGCCTCGCGTACGCCCCGTACCCCCGCCGTACTCCCGTCGTGTCCCGCCGCCTCCACCAAGGCCCGCATCACCCGGAGGTCCCGGCCCATCTCCGGATGCCACTGGACCCCCAACACCCACGCCGGGCCAGGGAGTTCAATGGCCTCCACGGTGCCGTCCGCCGTGTGCGCCGACGCCCGCAGGCCCTCGCCGAGCCGGTCCACGGCCTGGTGGTGGTAGGCGGGGACCGTGTCCTCCTCGGGCACGATGCCCGCGTACCGGGTGCCGGGGACAGGTTTCACCGGGTGCTCGCCGAAGACGCCCGGGGTGTCCCCGTGCCCGTCCACGTGCTGGACGAGCGTGCCGCCGAGCGCCACGTTCAGCAGCTGCATGCCCCGGCAGATTCCGAGGAGTGGCGTGCCGGACTCCAACGCCGCCCCGATCAGGGCGAGTTCCCACGCGTCCCGCTCCCGCGCGGGCGGCCCGGTGCGGGGGTCGGGCTCGGCTCCGTACCGTACGGGCTCCACGTCCTGCCCGCCCGCGATCACCACGGCGTCCAGGCGGGCCACCAGCTCGGCCGCGTACGCCGGATCGTCGGGCGGCAGCAGGACGGCGGTGCCGCCCGACGCCTGCACCAGGCTCGGATACCCGGCCGGGACGAGGGTGGCGGGGAGGTCCCAGACCCGCCACTTCACGGACTGTTCCAGATACGAGCTGACACCGATGAGGGGCTTGCGGGGCACGGGCGGTTCCTCCAGAAGGACATCAGGGGGGCGGACGTCAGGGCTTGTGGGTGTGCGGGCGCTCGTCGCGTTCGAGTTCGGCCTCGGCCTCGGCCAGCGCCGCGAACTCCTCCTCCGGTGCGGACGCGACGAGACGGTGCCGAGAGTAGAGGGCGAAGTAGCCGAGTGCGACGACGTACACGACGAGCGCGATGATCGCCGCCGTGATGTCC
It contains:
- a CDS encoding glycine betaine/L-proline ABC transporter ATP-binding protein, encoding MSRLQAENLYKVFGRRPSEAVRKLEGGADREELRADGTTAAVIDASFSVEPGQIFVVMGLSGSGKSTLLRMLNGLLEPTSGRVLFDGQDVTALSPKELRDVRARKISMVFQHFALFPHRSVLENAAYGLEVQGVAREEREKRAHEALEMAGLKGWEKSWPDELSGGMQQRVGLARALATDADVLLMDESFSALDPLIRRDMQDQLLELQKTLKKTIVFITHDLNEAMRLGDSIAVMRDGRIVQLGTAEDILVTPANDYVASFTQDVDRSRVLTAGAIMAEPHTAIGTKDDTGRELRTPQDVIAAAPATVGADTPIIELFTPCSTSGAAVAVTDAKGSLIGVVPRARLLAVLGEPMQPAQGLPVRDEDAQQPEGRTPDVKKVSAGA
- a CDS encoding ABC transporter permease/substrate binding protein, translated to MPRLPLGQWVDSAVDWLTQNLAWLFDFVSTVVGGMQEGIYAVLGAPNALLMAGILAVIAFWLRGLTAGVLSFVGFAVIDSIELWDDAMSTLSLVLVATIITMVIAIPLGIWAARSDRVSALTRPVMDFMQTMPAMVYLIPGILFFGVGAVPGIIATIIFSLPPGVRMTELGIRQVDAELVEAAEAFGTRPKDILKRIQLPLALPTIMAGVNQKIMLCLSMVVIAGMVGAGGLGGAVYRAIGNVDIGLGFEAGISIVILAMYLDRITSAFGTAVSPLGRRSLAKARAMASGGTKIWAYRPQPVVAMAGIVVLALVAGSMSVFGGKSADTASDPAQIGKGKKISMGYIPWDEGIASTFLWKEILEQRGFTVDAKQYEAGALYTGQSTGQIDLNTDAWLPTTHAQYWAKYQDKLEDMGAWYGPTSLELSVPAYMTDINTMDDLKGKADTFGGKIIGIEPSAGEMGLLKDKVLAAYGIDKEYKLVEGSTPGMLAELKRAYAKKEPIVVPLWSPHWAYNEYKLKKLKDPKGAWGEGDGVHTLARKGFSKDNPEVGKWIKDFKLDEKQLTSLEAQIVKSGKGKEQEAVRTWLGTQPGLVDKLAPVAKTAKDADGKDERDRAVEMGWFPWEEDIAATYLWKNVLEERGYQVNLKQFEVGPMYAGLAAGDIDVQLDGWLPYTQKNYWDKYKDKLTDVGSWYGPTSVEIAVPSYVKDVKSLEDLKGKGEQFKGKIIGIEPGAAAMKNVQDNVLPGYGLDEEYKLVEGSTPAMLAELKRAYAKKEPVAVLLWTPHWAYNAYEMNKLTDSKKLFGEGDRLHIIGNKDFGENYPQLTRWFKDFKLDEKQLASLENEIQKRGTGHEPEAVKVWMEQNPGIAEKMAPAA
- a CDS encoding helix-turn-helix domain-containing protein, translating into MPEGHKSDKKDDKEVLRVGTAVRRRRRALELTLAVVAERSGLSVPFLSQIENERARPSMRSLQRVAEALETTTDQLLAAADSALSVGLVRAEDDPGLELGVGVRSLVRGHHQLHALEFTGMQDAGREYQHRNDELMYVADGAVEVEAEGRAYRLSRGDALHLSGGVRHRWRATEPDTRILVVAVAEHIDAADESRR
- a CDS encoding helical backbone metal receptor, yielding MAVRVVSLVPSLTEAVAVTVPGALVGATDWCTRPADLGPGVVRVRGTKNPDVPAILALRPDLVVANEEENREPDLAALRAGGLDVLVTEVRTLEHAFAELERVLRACGANGSPQWLEAARAAWDGLPAPVEVRRAVVPIWRRPWMVLGRDTFAGDLLRRLGVENAYAGHEERYPRVPVGELLSCGAELAVLPDEPYRFTADDGPEAFPGMPSALVDGRMLTWYGPSLAEAPTVLGEALRAARR
- a CDS encoding TDT family transporter, producing MATTALLTTPRASTAKTRHLGPNWYAAVMGTAILATAGSSLPAPFTPPRALLAAAWALSAVLLLALLTARSVHWRNHSDQARAHLLDPSVAPFYGCFAMGVLAVGGATMAVGRDVVGESAALAVASVLWTAGTVLALLAALAVPYLMVVRHRIEGPGSASPVWLLPVVAPMVSAALGPQLIPHLPEGQARTAMLLSCYALFGLSLLATLLLLPMIFARLLLHGPLPLALTPTLFLVLGPLGQSTTAVNQLADVAPGAIGPAYAHGFQAFAVVYGVPVLGFALLWLALSAALVVRAARAGMPFAMTWWGFTFPVGTCVTGAAGLARHTGLDALGWLAAALFVLLASAWAVTAFRTVRGLLSGVLLAAPRPAR
- a CDS encoding LysR family transcriptional regulator, producing MSQEPQVPLSHRVPDLGALELLLAVARLGSLGRAARELGITQPAASGRVRSMERQLGVTLVERSPRGSRLTAAGALVTDWAGRIVEAAEAFDAGARALRGRRDSRLRVAASMTIAEYLLPGWLVALQAERPGTAVSLLAGNSATVARQLLEGAADLGFVEGLAVPEGLDGVVVARDRLIVVVAPGHAWARRGRVVTAGELAATPLILREEGSGTRQVLDAALAAYGGLATPLLELSSTTAVKAAAVSGAGASVLSELAVGEEMGARRLVRVEVAGVPLSRDLRAVWPTGPAPAGPGRDLLALTRRG